Proteins encoded by one window of Mauremys mutica isolate MM-2020 ecotype Southern chromosome 25, ASM2049712v1, whole genome shotgun sequence:
- the LOC123356368 gene encoding coenzyme Q-binding protein COQ10 homolog B, mitochondrial-like, which produces MAGSSSRGAALLRALRGAGGRPRPGDGTRHLSSCGILATPQPPQRPPAAPAWGLQPPARTFLNLAAPRLGGKRMEYGEARVLGYSMEQMYSVVANVESYQHFVPWCQSSKILSCRKGLMRAELEVGFAPLVERYVSEISLTPQHQIRAVCNDSRIFSHLETLWRFSPGLPGQPDTCTLDFYVSFEFKSILHSHLANLFFDEVVKQMVTAFERWAEKMYGPQTDVHPQKCLQAARCM; this is translated from the exons ATGGCCGGGAGCAGCAGCCGGGGAGCCGCGCTCCTGCGGGCGCTGCGGGGAGCTGGGGGCCGCCCGCGCCCCGGGGACGGGACTCG GCATCTCAGTTCCTGTGGGATCCTGGCCACgccgcagcccccccagcggCCTCCCGCCGCCCCGGCgtgggggctgcagcccccggcaCGGACCTTCCTGAACCTGGCAGCCCCCCGGCTGGGTGGCAAGCGGATGGAGTACGGGGAAGCGCGAGTGCTGGG CTACTCCATGGAGCAGATGTACAGCGTGGTGGCCAACGTGGAGAGCTACCAGCACTTCGTGCCCTGGTGCCAGAGCTCCAAGATCCTGTCCTGCCGCAAGGGGCTGATGCGGGCAGAGCTGGAGGTCGGCTTCGCGCCCCTCGTGGAGCGCTACGTCTCTGAAATCTCCCTCACTCCCCAGCACCAGATCCGG GCTGTATGCAACGACAGCCGCATCTTCAGCCACCTGGAGACGCTGTGGCGGTTTAGCCCAGGGCTGCCGGGGCAGCCGGACACCTGCACGTTAGACTTCTAT GTCTCCTTTGAGTTCAAGTCCATCCTGCATTCCCACTTGGCCAACCTGTTCTTCGATGAGGTGGTGAAGCAGATGGTGACGGCCTTTGAGAGGTGGGCGGAGAAGATGTACGGCCCGCAGACGGATGTGCATCCCCAGAAGTGTTTGCAGGCAGCCCGCTGCATGTGA
- the COASY gene encoding bifunctional coenzyme A synthase, whose protein sequence is MSVFRSGLLVLTAPLSALSLRLVPILASASRIVEDTLYIHLQPGLSLTGSSQPRSTYVPATPEVYSLINKLYVDADAHSHLDVRVLLTNIRNQNLTPQSLSSVQNLSHPPEVILTDFQTSDGGQYNPVKQRLERYATSCYSCRPNLISVLLYPEYEPMMDQSELPPWEPDLDGGALRSYSDVVVGGTFDRLHNAHKILLSVCCLLAENRLLVGVSDKDLLENKMLKELIQPYEQRVEKLCEFLVDVKPSLRYDIVPLVDPYGPSITDPDLECIVVSEETRKGGVAVNKKRLENGLSELALHEILLVKDPGHGENEEEKISSSTIRQRLLGTLLQPPQKDPALPSRPYVIGLTGGTGSGKSSIARYLECLGAFLIDVDKLGHEAYAPGGPAYEQVAEEFGEDILNEDGTINRKTLGAKVFGNQERLKSLTDIMWPVIAKMTKRQLNEAAAQGKAVCVLDVAVLLEAGWTDMVHEVWMASVPEQEALRRIMARDGLSDEAARNRLQSQLSNSQRVKQSHVVLCTLWEPEATQKQVEKAWALLQQRIGQD, encoded by the exons ATGTCTGTCTTCCGCTCAGGCCTCCTGGTGCTGACGGCCCCACTCTCTGCCCTGTCTCTGCGCCTTGTGCCCATCCTGGCCTCGGCCTCCCGGATCGTGGAGGATACGCTCTACATTCACCTACAGCCGGGCCTCAGCTTGACAGGCTCTTCGCAGCCCAGGTCCACTTACGTGCCAGCCACACCTGAGGTCTATAGCCTCATCAACAAGCTGTATGTGGACGCTGACGCCCACAGCCACCTGGACGTGCGGGTCCTGCTGACAAACATCCGCAACCAGAACCTGACGCCGCAGTCGCTGTCCTCGGTGCAGAACCTCTCCCACCCGCCTGAGGTGATCCTGACCGACTTTCAGACCAGCGATGGGGGCCAGTACAACCCCGTGAAGCAGCGCCTGGAGCGTTATGCCACCAGCTGTTACAGTTGCAGGCCCAATCTTATCTCTGTGCTGCTGTACCCGGAGTATGAGCCCATGATGGACCAGAGCGAGCTGCCCCCATGGGAGCCAGACTTGGATGGCGGGGCTCTGCGGAGTTATAGTGATGTCGTTGTAGGGGGCACATTCGACAGACTCCATAATGCTCACAAGATCCTTCTGAGTGTATGCTGCCTGCTGGCTGAGAACCGGCTTCTGGTTGGTGTCTCTGACAAGGATCTTCTGGAGA ATAAGATGCTGAAGGAGCTGATCCAACCATATGAGCAACGAGTGGAGAAGCTCTGTGAGTTCCTGGTGGACGTGAAGCCCTCTTTGCGTTATGACATTGTGCCTCTGGTAGACCCCTATGGCCCATCGATAACGGACCCTGACCTGGAGTGTATAGTAGTCAGTGAGGAGACCCGCAAGGGAGGGGTGGCCGTGAACAAGAAGAGACTTGAAAAT GGGCTCTCCGAGCTGGCCCTCCATGAGATCCTGCTGGTTAAAGATCCCGGGCACGGGGAGAACGAAGAGGAAAAGATCAGCTCCTCCACCATCCGGCAGAGGCTGCTTGGAACACTGCTGCAGCCGCCACAG AAAGACCCGGCCCTGCCTTCTCGTCCCTACGTGATCGGTCTGACTGGAGGAACTGGAAGTGGGAAAAGTTCCATTGCCAGATACTTGGAATGCCTAGGAGCTTTCCTCATCGATGTTGACAAACTGGGCCACGAAGCCTATGCCCCAGGTGGCCCTGCATATGAGCAGGTGGCGGAGGAGTTCGGAGAAG ACATTTTGAATGAAGATGGGACAATTAACAGGAAAACCCTTGGGGCCAAAGTGTTTGGAAACCAG GAGCGGTTAAAGAGTCTCACGGACATCATGTGGCCTGTGATTGCGAAGATGACAAAGAGGCAGCTGAATGAAGCAGCAGCACAGG GTAAAGCGGTGTGTGTGCTGGATGTTGCCGTGCTGCTGGAGGCTGGCTGGACAGACATGGTCCATGAGGTCTGGATGGCCAGCGTCCCGGAGCAGGAG GCCCTGCGCCGCATCATGGCCAGAGATGGGCTGAGTGACGAGGCTGCTCGCAACAGGCTGCAGAGCCAGCTGAGCAACAGCCAGCGGGTGAAGCAGTCCCATGTCGTGCTGTGCACCCTCTGGGAGCCGGAGGCTACCCAGAAGCAG gtggagaaggcctgGGCCCTCCTGCAGCAGCGCATCGGCCAAGACTAG